A genomic window from Bos javanicus breed banteng chromosome 13, ARS-OSU_banteng_1.0, whole genome shotgun sequence includes:
- the OCSTAMP gene encoding osteoclast stimulatory transmembrane protein isoform X2, giving the protein MRWRYWYLGLRKALALLQATWITYSQPVPASCGQLLTQILLCGSLALAAASLTYCWLASSLLYPLGPSAVVATVCGLLAFLGLVLVPPARCLFALSVPTLGTEQGRRLLLSWSTATLTIAVVPNILANLRATGQVLRCVTEGSLESLLNTTHWLQTASQALNPDGQAGSQGLTLQAQGDSAAAFRLHVLRVTQQVLEDFSGLESSARVVALGTQRVVTGLFMLGLLLDSAWYLYRYLTDLRFDNIYATRQLTQRLAEVGATHLTAFPPAWLLWAAQPRLSQAELLSCLVRLGLFTLLLMAMAVTVAMDYVAFLLAQAAVDWARELPAVPVTLTIKYNAAYTILGFLPFLFNRPPLENPYLSAHNSFQWELRFTAPGCPLLPARRPHTAAPLAAGALQLAACSTVLLETYARRLRHSIAASFFRTQEAKRVCHLHARLQRRYDRHRGQPAQPQDASSCS; this is encoded by the exons ATGAG GTGGAGATATTGGTACCTGGGGCTCCGCAAGGCCCTTGCCCTGCTGCAGGCCACCTGGATTACCTACTCCCAGCCCGTCCCAGCCAGTTGTGGCCAGCTGCTGACCCAGATCCTCCTGTGTGGTTCCCTGGCCCTTGCTGCCGCGAGTCTGACCTACTGCTGGCTGGCGTCCTCGCTGCTTTATCCTCTCGGGCCCTCGGCCGTGGTGGCCACTGTCTGCGGCCTCCTGGCCTTCCTGGGGCTGGTCCTGGTGCCCCCCGCCCGCTGCCTGTTTGCGCTCAGTGTGCCCACGCTGGGCACAGAGCAGGGCCGCCGGCTTCTCCTGTCCTGGAGCACCGCCACCCTGACCATCGCCGTGGTGCCCAACATCCTGGCCAACCTGCGTGCCACTGGGCAGGTGCTGAGGTGCGTCACGGAGGGCTCCTTGGAGAGTCTGCTCAACACCACTCACTGGCTGCAGACAGCATCCCAGGCCCTGAACCCTGACGGCCAGGCGGGCAGCCAAGGCCTGACGCTCCAGGCCCAGGGCGACAGTGCTGCTGCCTTCCGGCTCCACGTGCTCAGGGTCACCCAGCAGGTCCTGGAGGACTTCTCTGGCCTGGAGTCCTCGGCCCGGGTGGTAGCACTGGGGACCCAGAGGGTGGTCACTGGGCTCTTTATGCTGGGCCTCCTGCTGGACTCGGCCTGGTACCTCTACCGCTACCTGACCGACCTGCGGTTTGATAACATCTATGCCACCCGGCAGCTGACTCAGCGGCTGGCAGAGGTCGGGGCCACCCACCTGACGGCCTTCCCTCCAGCCTGGCTGCTCTGGGCAGCCCAGCCGAGGCTGTCCCAGGCGGAACTGCTGAGTTGTCTGGTGAGGCTGGGGCTGTTCACCCTGCTCCTGATGGCCATGGCGGTGACGGTGGCCATGGATTACGTGGCCTTCCTCCTGGCGCAGGCAGCCGTGGACTGGGCTCGGGAGCTGCCCGCTGTGCCCGTCACGCTCACCATCAAATACAAT GCTGCGTACACCATCCTGggcttcctccccttcctcttcaaCCGGCCACCTCTGGAGAACCCCTACCTCTCTGCCCACAACTCCTTCCAGTGGGAGCTGCGCTTCACTGCCCCAGGCTGCCCGCTGCTGCCCGCCCGGCGCCCGCACACAGCTGCGCCCCTGGCTGCAGGCGCCTTGCAGCTCGCAGCTTGCTCCACGGTCCTCCTGGAGACCTACGCCCGCCGCTTGCGGCACAGCATCGCCGCCTCCTTCTTCAGGACCCAGGAGGCCAAGAGGGTCTGCCACCTTCATGCCCGCCTCCAGCGAAGATATGACAGGCACCGAGGCCAGCCGGCGCAGCCGCAAGACGCTTCCTCCTGCTCCTGA
- the OCSTAMP gene encoding osteoclast stimulatory transmembrane protein isoform X1: MRPPGGTLEHLVRTGWRYWYLGLRKALALLQATWITYSQPVPASCGQLLTQILLCGSLALAAASLTYCWLASSLLYPLGPSAVVATVCGLLAFLGLVLVPPARCLFALSVPTLGTEQGRRLLLSWSTATLTIAVVPNILANLRATGQVLRCVTEGSLESLLNTTHWLQTASQALNPDGQAGSQGLTLQAQGDSAAAFRLHVLRVTQQVLEDFSGLESSARVVALGTQRVVTGLFMLGLLLDSAWYLYRYLTDLRFDNIYATRQLTQRLAEVGATHLTAFPPAWLLWAAQPRLSQAELLSCLVRLGLFTLLLMAMAVTVAMDYVAFLLAQAAVDWARELPAVPVTLTIKYNAAYTILGFLPFLFNRPPLENPYLSAHNSFQWELRFTAPGCPLLPARRPHTAAPLAAGALQLAACSTVLLETYARRLRHSIAASFFRTQEAKRVCHLHARLQRRYDRHRGQPAQPQDASSCS, translated from the exons ATGAGGCCCCCCGGGGGAACGCTTGAACACCTCGTCAGGACCGG GTGGAGATATTGGTACCTGGGGCTCCGCAAGGCCCTTGCCCTGCTGCAGGCCACCTGGATTACCTACTCCCAGCCCGTCCCAGCCAGTTGTGGCCAGCTGCTGACCCAGATCCTCCTGTGTGGTTCCCTGGCCCTTGCTGCCGCGAGTCTGACCTACTGCTGGCTGGCGTCCTCGCTGCTTTATCCTCTCGGGCCCTCGGCCGTGGTGGCCACTGTCTGCGGCCTCCTGGCCTTCCTGGGGCTGGTCCTGGTGCCCCCCGCCCGCTGCCTGTTTGCGCTCAGTGTGCCCACGCTGGGCACAGAGCAGGGCCGCCGGCTTCTCCTGTCCTGGAGCACCGCCACCCTGACCATCGCCGTGGTGCCCAACATCCTGGCCAACCTGCGTGCCACTGGGCAGGTGCTGAGGTGCGTCACGGAGGGCTCCTTGGAGAGTCTGCTCAACACCACTCACTGGCTGCAGACAGCATCCCAGGCCCTGAACCCTGACGGCCAGGCGGGCAGCCAAGGCCTGACGCTCCAGGCCCAGGGCGACAGTGCTGCTGCCTTCCGGCTCCACGTGCTCAGGGTCACCCAGCAGGTCCTGGAGGACTTCTCTGGCCTGGAGTCCTCGGCCCGGGTGGTAGCACTGGGGACCCAGAGGGTGGTCACTGGGCTCTTTATGCTGGGCCTCCTGCTGGACTCGGCCTGGTACCTCTACCGCTACCTGACCGACCTGCGGTTTGATAACATCTATGCCACCCGGCAGCTGACTCAGCGGCTGGCAGAGGTCGGGGCCACCCACCTGACGGCCTTCCCTCCAGCCTGGCTGCTCTGGGCAGCCCAGCCGAGGCTGTCCCAGGCGGAACTGCTGAGTTGTCTGGTGAGGCTGGGGCTGTTCACCCTGCTCCTGATGGCCATGGCGGTGACGGTGGCCATGGATTACGTGGCCTTCCTCCTGGCGCAGGCAGCCGTGGACTGGGCTCGGGAGCTGCCCGCTGTGCCCGTCACGCTCACCATCAAATACAAT GCTGCGTACACCATCCTGggcttcctccccttcctcttcaaCCGGCCACCTCTGGAGAACCCCTACCTCTCTGCCCACAACTCCTTCCAGTGGGAGCTGCGCTTCACTGCCCCAGGCTGCCCGCTGCTGCCCGCCCGGCGCCCGCACACAGCTGCGCCCCTGGCTGCAGGCGCCTTGCAGCTCGCAGCTTGCTCCACGGTCCTCCTGGAGACCTACGCCCGCCGCTTGCGGCACAGCATCGCCGCCTCCTTCTTCAGGACCCAGGAGGCCAAGAGGGTCTGCCACCTTCATGCCCGCCTCCAGCGAAGATATGACAGGCACCGAGGCCAGCCGGCGCAGCCGCAAGACGCTTCCTCCTGCTCCTGA